A stretch of the Salmo salar chromosome ssa20, Ssal_v3.1, whole genome shotgun sequence genome encodes the following:
- the LOC123729290 gene encoding protein psiR isoform X7, whose product MCLCYSYGFGCVGVRTLDEGLCYSDGFGCVGVRTLDEGLCYSDGFGCVEVRTLDEASCYSDGFGCVEVRTLDEGLRYSDGFGCVGVRTLDEGLCYSDGFGCVRTLDEGLCYSDGFGCVGVRTLDEGLCYSDGFGCVGVRTLDEGLCYSDGFGCVGVRTLDEGLCYSDGFGCVGVRTLDEGLCYSDGFGCVEVRMLDEGLCYSDGFGCVEVRMLDEGLCYSDGFGCVGVRMLDEGLRYSDGFGCVGVRTLDEGLCYSDGFGCVEVRTLDEGLCYSDGFGCVGVRTLDEGLCYSYGFGCVGVRTLDEGLCYSDGFGCVGVRTLDEGLCYSDGFGCVGVRTLDEGLCYSDGFGCVGVRTLDEGLCYSDGFGCVGVRTLDEGLCYSDGLGCVEVRTLGEASCYSGWIWFCWG is encoded by the exons ATGTGTTTATGCTATAGTTATGGATTTGGTTGTGTTGGGGTTAGGACGTTAGATGAAGGTTTATGCTATAGTGATGGATTTGGTTGTGTTGGGGTTAGGACGTTAGATGAAGGTTTATGCTATAGTGATGGATTTGGTTGTGTTGAGGTTAGGACGTTAGATGAAGCTTCATGCTATAGTGATGGATTTGGTTGTGTTGAGGTTAGGACGTTAGATGAAGGTTTACGCTATAGTGATGGATTTGGTTGTGTTGGGGTTAGGACGTTAGATGAAGGTTTATGCTATAGTGATGGATTTGGTTGTGTTAGGACGTTGGATGAAGGTTTATGCTATAGTGATGGATTTGGTTGTGTTGGGGTTAGGACGTTAGATGAAGGTTTATGCTATAGTGATGGATTTGGTTGTGTTGGGGTTAGGACGTTAGATGAAG GTTTATGCTATAGTGATGGATTTGGTTGTGTTGGGGTTAGGACGTTAGATGAAGGTTTATGCTATAGTGATGGATTTGGTTGTGTTGGGGTTAGGACGTTAGATGAAGGTTTATGCTATAGTGATGGATTTGGTTGTGTTGAGGTTAGGATGTTAGATGAAGGTTTATGCTATAGTGATGGATTTGGTTGTGTTGAGGTTAGGATGTTAGATGAAGGTTTATGCTATAGTGATGGATTTGGTTGTGTTGGGGTCAGGATGTTAGATGAAGGTTTACGCTATAGTGATGGATTTGGTTGTGTTGGGGTTAGGACGTTAGATGAAGGTTTATGCTATAGTGATGGATTTGGTTGTGTTGAGGTTAGGACGTTAGATGAAGGTTTATGCTATAGTGATGGATTTGGTTGTGTTGGGGTTAGGACGTTAGATGAAGGTTTATGCTATAGTTATGGATTTGGTTGTGTTGGGGTTAGGACGTTAGATGAAGGTTTATGCTATAGTGATGGATTTGGTTGTGTTGGGGTTAGGACGTTAGATGAAGGTTTATGCTATAGTGATGGATTTGGTTGTGTTGGGGTTAGGACGTTAGATGAAGGTTTATGCTATAGTGATGGATTTGGTTGTGTTGGGGTTAGGACGTTAGATGAAGGTTTATGCTATAGTGATGGATTTGGTTGTGTTGGG GTTAGGACGTTAGATGAAGGTTTATGCTATAGTGATGGACTTGGTTGTGTTGAGGTTAGGACGTTAGGTGAAGCTTCATGCTATAGTGGATGgatttggttttgttggggttaG
- the LOC123729290 gene encoding protein psiR isoform X3: MCLCYSYGFGCVGVRTLDEGLCYSDGFGCVGVRTLDEGLCYSDGFGCVEVRTLDEASCYSDGFGCVEVRTLDEGLRYSDGFGCVGVRTLDEGLCYSDGFGCVRTLDEGLCYSDGFGCVGVRTLDEGLCYSDGFGCVGVRTLDEGLCYSDGFGCVEVRMLDEGLCYSYGFGCVGVRTLDEGLCYSDGFGCVGVRMLDEGLCYSDGFGCVGVRTLDEGLCYSDGFGCVGVRTLDEGLCYSDGFGCVGVRTLDEGLCYSDGFGCVEVRMLDEGLCYSDGFGCVEVRMLDEGLCYSDGFGCVGVRMLDEGLRYSDGFGCVGVRTLDEGLCYSDGFGCVEVRTLDEGLCYSDGFGCVGVRTLDEGLCYSYGFGCVGVRTLDEGLCYSDGFGCVGVRTLDEGLCYSDGFGCVGVRTLDEGLCYSDGFGCVGVRTLDEGLCYSDGFGCVGVRTLDEGLCYSDGLGCVEVRTLGEASCYSGWIWFCWG; the protein is encoded by the exons ATGTGTTTATGCTATAGTTATGGATTTGGTTGTGTTGGGGTTAGGACGTTAGATGAAGGTTTATGCTATAGTGATGGATTTGGTTGTGTTGGGGTTAGGACGTTAGATGAAGGTTTATGCTATAGTGATGGATTTGGTTGTGTTGAGGTTAGGACGTTAGATGAAGCTTCATGCTATAGTGATGGATTTGGTTGTGTTGAGGTTAGGACGTTAGATGAAGGTTTACGCTATAGTGATGGATTTGGTTGTGTTGGGGTTAGGACGTTAGATGAAGGTTTATGCTATAGTGATGGATTTGGTTGTGTTAGGACGTTGGATGAAGGTTTATGCTATAGTGATGGATTTGGTTGTGTTGGGGTTAGGACGTTAGATGAAGGTTTATGCTATAGTGATGGATTTGGTTGTGTTGGGGTTAGGACGTTAGATGAAGGTTTATGCTATAGTGATGGATTTGGTTGTGTTGAGGTTAGGATGTTAGATGAAGGTTTATGCTATAGTTATGGATTTGGTTGTGTTGGGGTTAGGACGTTAGATGAAGGTTTATGCTATAGTGATGGATTTGGTTGTGTTGGGGTTAGGATGTTAGATGAAGGTTTATGCTATAGTGATGGATTTGGTTGTGTTGGGGTTAGGACGTTAGATGAAGGTTTATGCTATAGTGATGGATTTG GTTGTGTTGGGGTTAGGACGTTAGATGAAGGTTTATGCTATAGTGATGGATTTGGTTGTGTTGGGGTTAGGACGTTAGATGAAGGTTTATGCTATAGTGATGGATTTGGTTGTGTTGAGGTTAGGATGTTAGATGAAGGTTTATGCTATAGTGATGGATTTGGTTGTGTTGAGGTTAGGATGTTAGATGAAGGTTTATGCTATAGTGATGGATTTGGTTGTGTTGGGGTCAGGATGTTAGATGAAGGTTTACGCTATAGTGATGGATTTGGTTGTGTTGGGGTTAGGACGTTAGATGAAGGTTTATGCTATAGTGATGGATTTGGTTGTGTTGAGGTTAGGACGTTAGATGAAGGTTTATGCTATAGTGATGGATTTGGTTGTGTTGGGGTTAGGACGTTAGATGAAGGTTTATGCTATAGTTATGGATTTGGTTGTGTTGGGGTTAGGACGTTAGATGAAGGTTTATGCTATAGTGATGGATTTGGTTGTGTTGGGGTTAGGACGTTAGATGAAGGTTTATGCTATAGTGATGGATTTGGTTGTGTTGGGGTTAGGACGTTAGATGAAGGTTTATGCTATAGTGATGGATTTGGTTGTGTTGGGGTTAGGACGTTAGATGAAGGTTTATGCTATAGTGATGGATTTGGTTGTGTTGGG GTTAGGACGTTAGATGAAGGTTTATGCTATAGTGATGGACTTGGTTGTGTTGAGGTTAGGACGTTAGGTGAAGCTTCATGCTATAGTGGATGgatttggttttgttggggttaG
- the LOC123729290 gene encoding protein psiR isoform X4 encodes MCLCYSYGFGCVGVRTLDEGLCYSDGFGCVGVRTLDEGLCYSDGFGCVEVRTLDEASCYSDGFGCVEVRTLDEGLRYSDGFGCVGVRTLDEGLCYSDGFGCVGVRTLDEGLCYSDGFGCVGVRTLDEGLCYSDGFGCVEVRMLDEGLCYSYGFGCVGVRTLDEGLCYSDGFGCVGVRMLDEGLCYSDGFGCVGVRTLDEGLCYSDGFGCVRTLGEGLCYSDGFGCVGVRTLDEGLCYSDGFGCVGVRTLDEGLCYSDGFGCVEVRMLDEGLCYSDGFGCVEVRMLDEGLCYSDGFGCVGVRMLDEGLRYSDGFGCVGVRTLDEGLCYSDGFGCVEVRTLDEGLCYSDGFGCVGVRTLDEGLCYSYGFGCVGVRTLDEGLCYSDGFGCVGVRTLDEGLCYSDGFGCVGVRTLDEGLCYSDGFGCVGVRTLDEGLCYSDGFGCVGVRTLDEGLCYSDGLGCVEVRTLGEASCYSGWIWFCWG; translated from the exons ATGTGTTTATGCTATAGTTATGGATTTGGTTGTGTTGGGGTTAGGACGTTAGATGAAGGTTTATGCTATAGTGATGGATTTGGTTGTGTTGGGGTTAGGACGTTAGATGAAGGTTTATGCTATAGTGATGGATTTGGTTGTGTTGAGGTTAGGACGTTAGATGAAGCTTCATGCTATAGTGATGGATTTGGTTGTGTTGAGGTTAGGACGTTAGATGAAGGTTTACGCTATAGTGATGGATTTGGTTGTGTTGGGGTTAGGACGTTAGATGAAGGTTTATGCTATAGTGATGGATTTG GTTGTGTTGGGGTTAGGACGTTAGATGAAGGTTTATGCTATAGTGATGGATTTGGTTGTGTTGGGGTTAGGACGTTAGATGAAGGTTTATGCTATAGTGATGGATTTGGTTGTGTTGAGGTTAGGATGTTAGATGAAGGTTTATGCTATAGTTATGGATTTGGTTGTGTTGGGGTTAGGACGTTAGATGAAGGTTTATGCTATAGTGATGGATTTGGTTGTGTTGGGGTTAGGATGTTAGATGAAGGTTTATGCTATAGTGATGGATTTGGTTGTGTTGGGGTTAGGACGTTAGATGAAGGTTTATGCTATAGTGATGGATTTGGTTGTGTTAGGACGTTAGGTGAAGGTTTATGCTATAGTGATGGATTTGGTTGTGTTGGGGTTAGGACGTTAGATGAAGGTTTATGCTATAGTGATGGATTTGGTTGTGTTGGGGTTAGGACGTTAGATGAAGGTTTATGCTATAGTGATGGATTTGGTTGTGTTGAGGTTAGGATGTTAGATGAAGGTTTATGCTATAGTGATGGATTTGGTTGTGTTGAGGTTAGGATGTTAGATGAAGGTTTATGCTATAGTGATGGATTTGGTTGTGTTGGGGTCAGGATGTTAGATGAAGGTTTACGCTATAGTGATGGATTTGGTTGTGTTGGGGTTAGGACGTTAGATGAAGGTTTATGCTATAGTGATGGATTTGGTTGTGTTGAGGTTAGGACGTTAGATGAAGGTTTATGCTATAGTGATGGATTTGGTTGTGTTGGGGTTAGGACGTTAGATGAAGGTTTATGCTATAGTTATGGATTTGGTTGTGTTGGGGTTAGGACGTTAGATGAAGGTTTATGCTATAGTGATGGATTTGGTTGTGTTGGGGTTAGGACGTTAGATGAAGGTTTATGCTATAGTGATGGATTTGGTTGTGTTGGGGTTAGGACGTTAGATGAAGGTTTATGCTATAGTGATGGATTTGGTTGTGTTGGGGTTAGGACGTTAGATGAAGGTTTATGCTATAGTGATGGATTTGGTTGTGTTGGG GTTAGGACGTTAGATGAAGGTTTATGCTATAGTGATGGACTTGGTTGTGTTGAGGTTAGGACGTTAGGTGAAGCTTCATGCTATAGTGGATGgatttggttttgttggggttaG
- the LOC123729290 gene encoding uncharacterized protein isoform X1 yields MCLCYSYGFGCVGVRTLDEGLCYSDGFGCVGVRTLDEGLCYSDGFGCVEVRTLDEASCYSDGFGCVEVRTLDEGLRYSDGFGCVGVRTLDEGLCYSDGFGCVRTLDEGLCYSDGFGCVGVRTLDEGLCYSDGFGCVGVRTLDEGLCYSDGFGCVEVRMLDEGLCYSYGFGCVGVRTLDEGLCYSDGFGCVGVRMLDEGLCYSDGFGCVGVRTLDEGLCYSDGFGCVRTLGEGLCYSDGFGCVGVRTLDEGLCYSDGFGCVGVRTLDEGLCYSDGFGCVEVRMLDEGLCYSDGFGCVEVRMLDEGLCYSDGFGCVGVRMLDEGLRYSDGFGCVGVRTLDEGLCYSDGFGCVEVRTLDEGLCYSDGFGCVGVRTLDEGLCYSYGFGCVGVRTLDEGLCYSDGFGCVGVRTLDEGLCYSDGFGCVGVRTLDEGLCYSDGFGCVGVRTLDEGLCYSDGFGCVGVRTLDEGLCYSDGLGCVEVRTLGEASCYSGWIWFCWG; encoded by the exons ATGTGTTTATGCTATAGTTATGGATTTGGTTGTGTTGGGGTTAGGACGTTAGATGAAGGTTTATGCTATAGTGATGGATTTGGTTGTGTTGGGGTTAGGACGTTAGATGAAGGTTTATGCTATAGTGATGGATTTGGTTGTGTTGAGGTTAGGACGTTAGATGAAGCTTCATGCTATAGTGATGGATTTGGTTGTGTTGAGGTTAGGACGTTAGATGAAGGTTTACGCTATAGTGATGGATTTGGTTGTGTTGGGGTTAGGACGTTAGATGAAGGTTTATGCTATAGTGATGGATTTGGTTGTGTTAGGACGTTGGATGAAGGTTTATGCTATAGTGATGGATTTGGTTGTGTTGGGGTTAGGACGTTAGATGAAGGTTTATGCTATAGTGATGGATTTGGTTGTGTTGGGGTTAGGACGTTAGATGAAGGTTTATGCTATAGTGATGGATTTGGTTGTGTTGAGGTTAGGATGTTAGATGAAGGTTTATGCTATAGTTATGGATTTGGTTGTGTTGGGGTTAGGACGTTAGATGAAGGTTTATGCTATAGTGATGGATTTGGTTGTGTTGGGGTTAGGATGTTAGATGAAGGTTTATGCTATAGTGATGGATTTGGTTGTGTTGGGGTTAGGACGTTAGATGAAGGTTTATGCTATAGTGATGGATTTGGTTGTGTTAGGACGTTAGGTGAAGGTTTATGCTATAGTGATGGATTTGGTTGTGTTGGGGTTAGGACGTTAGATGAAGGTTTATGCTATAGTGATGGATTTGGTTGTGTTGGGGTTAGGACGTTAGATGAAGGTTTATGCTATAGTGATGGATTTGGTTGTGTTGAGGTTAGGATGTTAGATGAAGGTTTATGCTATAGTGATGGATTTGGTTGTGTTGAGGTTAGGATGTTAGATGAAGGTTTATGCTATAGTGATGGATTTGGTTGTGTTGGGGTCAGGATGTTAGATGAAGGTTTACGCTATAGTGATGGATTTGGTTGTGTTGGGGTTAGGACGTTAGATGAAGGTTTATGCTATAGTGATGGATTTGGTTGTGTTGAGGTTAGGACGTTAGATGAAGGTTTATGCTATAGTGATGGATTTGGTTGTGTTGGGGTTAGGACGTTAGATGAAGGTTTATGCTATAGTTATGGATTTGGTTGTGTTGGGGTTAGGACGTTAGATGAAGGTTTATGCTATAGTGATGGATTTGGTTGTGTTGGGGTTAGGACGTTAGATGAAGGTTTATGCTATAGTGATGGATTTGGTTGTGTTGGGGTTAGGACGTTAGATGAAGGTTTATGCTATAGTGATGGATTTGGTTGTGTTGGGGTTAGGACGTTAGATGAAGGTTTATGCTATAGTGATGGATTTGGTTGTGTTGGG GTTAGGACGTTAGATGAAGGTTTATGCTATAGTGATGGACTTGGTTGTGTTGAGGTTAGGACGTTAGGTGAAGCTTCATGCTATAGTGGATGgatttggttttgttggggttaG
- the LOC123729290 gene encoding protein psiR isoform X2, with translation MCLCYSYGFGCVGVRTLDEGLCYSDGFGCVGVRTLDEGLCYSDGFGCVEVRTLDEASCYSDGFGCVEVRTLDEGLRYSDGFGCVGVRTLDEGLCYSDGFGCVGVRTLDEGLCYSDGFGCVGVRTLDEGLCYSDGFGCVEVRMLDEGLCYSYGFGCVGVRTLDEGLCYSDGFGCVGVRMLDEGLCYSDGFGCVGVRTLDEGLCYSDGFGCVRTLGEGLCYSDGFGCVGVRTLDEGLCYSDGFGCVGVRTLDEGLCYSDGFGCVEVRMLDEGLCYSDGFGCVEVRMLDEGLCYSDGFGCVGVRMLDEGLRYSDGFGCVGVRTLDEGLCYSDGFGCVEVRTLDEGLCYSDGFGCVGVRTLDEGLCYSYGFGCVGVRTLDEGLCYSDGFGCVGVRTLDEGLCYSDGFGCVGVRTLDEGLCYSDGFGCVGVRTLDEGLCYSDGFGCVGVRTLDEGLCYSDGLGCVEVRTLGEASCYSGWIWFCWG, from the exons ATGTGTTTATGCTATAGTTATGGATTTGGTTGTGTTGGGGTTAGGACGTTAGATGAAGGTTTATGCTATAGTGATGGATTTGGTTGTGTTGGGGTTAGGACGTTAGATGAAGGTTTATGCTATAGTGATGGATTTGGTTGTGTTGAGGTTAGGACGTTAGATGAAGCTTCATGCTATAGTGATGGATTTGGTTGTGTTGAGGTTAGGACGTTAGATGAAGGTTTACGCTATAGTGATGGATTTGGTTGTGTTGGGGTTAGGACGTTAGATGAAG GTTTATGCTATAGTGATGGATTTGGTTGTGTTGGGGTTAGGACGTTAGATGAAGGTTTATGCTATAGTGATGGATTTGGTTGTGTTGGGGTTAGGACGTTAGATGAAGGTTTATGCTATAGTGATGGATTTGGTTGTGTTGAGGTTAGGATGTTAGATGAAGGTTTATGCTATAGTTATGGATTTGGTTGTGTTGGGGTTAGGACGTTAGATGAAGGTTTATGCTATAGTGATGGATTTGGTTGTGTTGGGGTTAGGATGTTAGATGAAGGTTTATGCTATAGTGATGGATTTGGTTGTGTTGGGGTTAGGACGTTAGATGAAGGTTTATGCTATAGTGATGGATTTGGTTGTGTTAGGACGTTAGGTGAAGGTTTATGCTATAGTGATGGATTTGGTTGTGTTGGGGTTAGGACGTTAGATGAAGGTTTATGCTATAGTGATGGATTTGGTTGTGTTGGGGTTAGGACGTTAGATGAAGGTTTATGCTATAGTGATGGATTTGGTTGTGTTGAGGTTAGGATGTTAGATGAAGGTTTATGCTATAGTGATGGATTTGGTTGTGTTGAGGTTAGGATGTTAGATGAAGGTTTATGCTATAGTGATGGATTTGGTTGTGTTGGGGTCAGGATGTTAGATGAAGGTTTACGCTATAGTGATGGATTTGGTTGTGTTGGGGTTAGGACGTTAGATGAAGGTTTATGCTATAGTGATGGATTTGGTTGTGTTGAGGTTAGGACGTTAGATGAAGGTTTATGCTATAGTGATGGATTTGGTTGTGTTGGGGTTAGGACGTTAGATGAAGGTTTATGCTATAGTTATGGATTTGGTTGTGTTGGGGTTAGGACGTTAGATGAAGGTTTATGCTATAGTGATGGATTTGGTTGTGTTGGGGTTAGGACGTTAGATGAAGGTTTATGCTATAGTGATGGATTTGGTTGTGTTGGGGTTAGGACGTTAGATGAAGGTTTATGCTATAGTGATGGATTTGGTTGTGTTGGGGTTAGGACGTTAGATGAAGGTTTATGCTATAGTGATGGATTTGGTTGTGTTGGG GTTAGGACGTTAGATGAAGGTTTATGCTATAGTGATGGACTTGGTTGTGTTGAGGTTAGGACGTTAGGTGAAGCTTCATGCTATAGTGGATGgatttggttttgttggggttaG
- the LOC123729290 gene encoding protein psiR isoform X5 encodes MCLCYSYGFGCVGVRTLDEGLCYSDGFGCVGVRTLDEGLCYSDGFGCVEVRTLDEASCYSDGFGCVEVRTLDEGLCYSDGFGCVGVRTLDEGLCYSDGFGCVGVRTLDEGLCYSDGFGCVEVRMLDEGLCYSYGFGCVGVRTLDEGLCYSDGFGCVGVRMLDEGLCYSDGFGCVGVRTLDEGLCYSDGFGCVRTLGEGLCYSDGFGCVGVRTLDEGLCYSDGFGCVGVRTLDEGLCYSDGFGCVEVRMLDEGLCYSDGFGCVEVRMLDEGLCYSDGFGCVGVRMLDEGLRYSDGFGCVGVRTLDEGLCYSDGFGCVEVRTLDEGLCYSDGFGCVGVRTLDEGLCYSYGFGCVGVRTLDEGLCYSDGFGCVGVRTLDEGLCYSDGFGCVGVRTLDEGLCYSDGFGCVGVRTLDEGLCYSDGFGCVGVRTLDEGLCYSDGLGCVEVRTLGEASCYSGWIWFCWG; translated from the exons ATGTGTTTATGCTATAGTTATGGATTTGGTTGTGTTGGGGTTAGGACGTTAGATGAAGGTTTATGCTATAGTGATGGATTTGGTTGTGTTGGGGTTAGGACGTTAGATGAAGGTTTATGCTATAGTGATGGATTTGGTTGTGTTGAGGTTAGGACGTTAGATGAAGCTTCATGCTATAGTGATGGATTTGGTTGTGTTGAGGTTAGGACGTTAGATGAAG GTTTATGCTATAGTGATGGATTTGGTTGTGTTGGGGTTAGGACGTTAGATGAAGGTTTATGCTATAGTGATGGATTTGGTTGTGTTGGGGTTAGGACGTTAGATGAAGGTTTATGCTATAGTGATGGATTTGGTTGTGTTGAGGTTAGGATGTTAGATGAAGGTTTATGCTATAGTTATGGATTTGGTTGTGTTGGGGTTAGGACGTTAGATGAAGGTTTATGCTATAGTGATGGATTTGGTTGTGTTGGGGTTAGGATGTTAGATGAAGGTTTATGCTATAGTGATGGATTTGGTTGTGTTGGGGTTAGGACGTTAGATGAAGGTTTATGCTATAGTGATGGATTTGGTTGTGTTAGGACGTTAGGTGAAGGTTTATGCTATAGTGATGGATTTGGTTGTGTTGGGGTTAGGACGTTAGATGAAGGTTTATGCTATAGTGATGGATTTGGTTGTGTTGGGGTTAGGACGTTAGATGAAGGTTTATGCTATAGTGATGGATTTGGTTGTGTTGAGGTTAGGATGTTAGATGAAGGTTTATGCTATAGTGATGGATTTGGTTGTGTTGAGGTTAGGATGTTAGATGAAGGTTTATGCTATAGTGATGGATTTGGTTGTGTTGGGGTCAGGATGTTAGATGAAGGTTTACGCTATAGTGATGGATTTGGTTGTGTTGGGGTTAGGACGTTAGATGAAGGTTTATGCTATAGTGATGGATTTGGTTGTGTTGAGGTTAGGACGTTAGATGAAGGTTTATGCTATAGTGATGGATTTGGTTGTGTTGGGGTTAGGACGTTAGATGAAGGTTTATGCTATAGTTATGGATTTGGTTGTGTTGGGGTTAGGACGTTAGATGAAGGTTTATGCTATAGTGATGGATTTGGTTGTGTTGGGGTTAGGACGTTAGATGAAGGTTTATGCTATAGTGATGGATTTGGTTGTGTTGGGGTTAGGACGTTAGATGAAGGTTTATGCTATAGTGATGGATTTGGTTGTGTTGGGGTTAGGACGTTAGATGAAGGTTTATGCTATAGTGATGGATTTGGTTGTGTTGGG GTTAGGACGTTAGATGAAGGTTTATGCTATAGTGATGGACTTGGTTGTGTTGAGGTTAGGACGTTAGGTGAAGCTTCATGCTATAGTGGATGgatttggttttgttggggttaG
- the LOC123729290 gene encoding protein psiR isoform X6 has product MCLCYSYGFGCVGVRTLDEGLCYSDGFGCVGVRTLDEGLCYSDGFGCVGVRTLDEGLCYSDGFGCVGVRTLDEGLCYSDGFGCVEVRMLDEGLCYSYGFGCVGVRTLDEGLCYSDGFGCVGVRMLDEGLCYSDGFGCVGVRTLDEGLCYSDGFGCVRTLGEGLCYSDGFGCVGVRTLDEGLCYSDGFGCVGVRTLDEGLCYSDGFGCVEVRMLDEGLCYSDGFGCVEVRMLDEGLCYSDGFGCVGVRMLDEGLRYSDGFGCVGVRTLDEGLCYSDGFGCVEVRTLDEGLCYSDGFGCVGVRTLDEGLCYSYGFGCVGVRTLDEGLCYSDGFGCVGVRTLDEGLCYSDGFGCVGVRTLDEGLCYSDGFGCVGVRTLDEGLCYSDGFGCVGVRTLDEGLCYSDGLGCVEVRTLGEASCYSGWIWFCWG; this is encoded by the exons ATGTGTTTATGCTATAGTTATGGATTTGGTTGTGTTGGGGTTAGGACGTTAGATGAAGGTTTATGCTATAGTGATGGATTTGGTTGTGTTGGGGTTAGGACGTTAGATGAAG GTTTATGCTATAGTGATGGATTTGGTTGTGTTGGGGTTAGGACGTTAGATGAAGGTTTATGCTATAGTGATGGATTTGGTTGTGTTGGGGTTAGGACGTTAGATGAAGGTTTATGCTATAGTGATGGATTTGGTTGTGTTGAGGTTAGGATGTTAGATGAAGGTTTATGCTATAGTTATGGATTTGGTTGTGTTGGGGTTAGGACGTTAGATGAAGGTTTATGCTATAGTGATGGATTTGGTTGTGTTGGGGTTAGGATGTTAGATGAAGGTTTATGCTATAGTGATGGATTTGGTTGTGTTGGGGTTAGGACGTTAGATGAAGGTTTATGCTATAGTGATGGATTTGGTTGTGTTAGGACGTTAGGTGAAGGTTTATGCTATAGTGATGGATTTGGTTGTGTTGGGGTTAGGACGTTAGATGAAGGTTTATGCTATAGTGATGGATTTGGTTGTGTTGGGGTTAGGACGTTAGATGAAGGTTTATGCTATAGTGATGGATTTGGTTGTGTTGAGGTTAGGATGTTAGATGAAGGTTTATGCTATAGTGATGGATTTGGTTGTGTTGAGGTTAGGATGTTAGATGAAGGTTTATGCTATAGTGATGGATTTGGTTGTGTTGGGGTCAGGATGTTAGATGAAGGTTTACGCTATAGTGATGGATTTGGTTGTGTTGGGGTTAGGACGTTAGATGAAGGTTTATGCTATAGTGATGGATTTGGTTGTGTTGAGGTTAGGACGTTAGATGAAGGTTTATGCTATAGTGATGGATTTGGTTGTGTTGGGGTTAGGACGTTAGATGAAGGTTTATGCTATAGTTATGGATTTGGTTGTGTTGGGGTTAGGACGTTAGATGAAGGTTTATGCTATAGTGATGGATTTGGTTGTGTTGGGGTTAGGACGTTAGATGAAGGTTTATGCTATAGTGATGGATTTGGTTGTGTTGGGGTTAGGACGTTAGATGAAGGTTTATGCTATAGTGATGGATTTGGTTGTGTTGGGGTTAGGACGTTAGATGAAGGTTTATGCTATAGTGATGGATTTGGTTGTGTTGGG GTTAGGACGTTAGATGAAGGTTTATGCTATAGTGATGGACTTGGTTGTGTTGAGGTTAGGACGTTAGGTGAAGCTTCATGCTATAGTGGATGgatttggttttgttggggttaG